The nucleotide sequence CCCGTTGATCATTAcaaacaccatcatcaccatcaccaccacaaccatcaccttCACCACACCTTCACCgccaccatcatcaccaacaccataACCACCAACACCAGCAACATCCTCATTTCCACAATCACTACCACCATCGCCAGCACAATCAACATCATTATAACTAACAACACTAccatcagcatcaccatcacaaccaccgtcaccaaaccaccaccatcaccaccaccagcaccaccaatATCACAACGACCATCAACACCactatcaacaacaccaccatcaccaccaccaccatcacaaccatcaccaccaccatcatcaccaccagcaccaccaccaccgaaTAAATTGAAGAATCTTCGTTGCATCCGTAAACGTTTCGCCATCCTTCTTTTGCAGAGGGACCGAATCGTGATAGTCCCGTCTGACACGAACTAGtaactgaaatgaaaataaattaaacacttctttattatataaaatatacacttaGAGTATTATTTTAACCAACTAAAATATTAAGGGGcgataacagataaataaaatTGACACGTATAAGCATATATACCGGTAGGTAAAATAGAATACGTCCATTTGCAAGaaaatgtcagagtttacgttaAACAGCTGCACTGCAAAAAGGGATAAGATGATGTAAGACCTTAGTTATTGCCTTTAGTAAACCGTATTGCTGTTGGACAACAGAACGAAAACGCTATCTAGtagacttgattttcagagcTAAGGCGCTTTAACACTGCTTACGCTGACTCGGGCAACTCGTACTCGCTGTACCAGCACCGTCGACCCGCGCCAGTGTTTACGCTAGCTGATAGGTGTGAGTGTCCCTCGCAATAAAACTGGAGAGCCTTGCCAGAGTTTgagcagacagacaaacagacagagcgTCAACAATATTTAAACGTCCTAGCTCTAgaaatcaagtcgaatggacagtgATGTCCTTCTGCATACCAACAGCAGTACTGCTTACCAAAAGAAGTCAACGACAATCGAACATCACAATTATCTCTTTACGCACACCTGTCTAAcgtcaaataaaaaaagaaatcacttatctttgtatttaCTGCAGTGGCAGGGATGACATGTCAACGATCCATACTTCAGTCTTTTGTGGCCTCCAGCAGTTGGTCGTGGTGTATCCGATCCCGTCGCGAGTTACTGTCTGTATCCAAATAAACGGACAGCTGTTTGTAAAAAGACATGTTAGAGCTGACACCCACTACGTATATTGGATACAGACAATTGGCATGTCGCCAATATTTTTTGTCCAAATCtattgattaaagttttaaagtgttCCAAAACACAATGTGCTATAATTTTCCCAAATTAGATGCAGCGCGACACACTTTTATTTACGATAAAAATTGTCAGTTTTGAAAGTTCAAAAGCAGTGGATTCCGTAAAAGTGATCATACATATTTGGGCGCACAAGTGATTGTTAAATGGCTGTCGCTTCCATGtggaaaacaacaaacatataaatttgtgtttatgttctgcATTAATTTAGTTATGTACTCGTTGTTTTCAATACTTTTGGCGGCATTTTAGTCAACAAATTATATTGTCGTTCTTATTCGTTTTGCATgataaatatgtataattttcAATTTCCTAAACCAAACTCTAAAACACTAATCACACTTACAAGTATCAATTGCAAAGCACACGCAAATAAGGCATAAGTAATAAGCATTTATATTTACCTAATCAGGTGAACTTCACATCCATCCATTTTGATATCCAAACAACAAATGATTAACCCGATCAAGTTTCACACCTTGATAAACcacctgatcacatctcagaaAGGTGCAACGTTGCACTGGCTCAAAAAATGTAGTGGTGCAAAGATGGACACTATCCTTTGTATTTAATAAagcaattatcagcttattcGCACAACTGAAGCATTGTGTTGAAATGATAATGTGTGATTTAAAAAGAGAATACTttacacattttgttattttaaaagtcTACGGTAAATGAAGTCCTATGAGCTAACCCTAGGCTTGAAGTCGTATGTAACGAATAATTATTAtatccaaaaaaataaataaatcgctGAATGATATTTGGATGGCACCAGTCAAAGTATAACGAATCCTTTAAACGTTTACACACACCAAGTGATTAATTTTTTAAGTTAGGCCGCATACTGTCAGCTCGTCGAGggtatatgtgtcgtgttctgagaaaactgggcataatgcttttGCGTAAATTgtaatcccatattagcctgtgcagtccgcacttttcatgcattttgtccagttttctcagaacgcgacacatatgttTTTACTTGATCGGGCGTAGGACTTGAACTGATAGAAGATCGTTCAATTTCGAATAAGATCGTTGCGGCATATTATGCCACGAAAGGCACTGAGCAATGTTCAATAGACTGATACATGAAAAGCAAgagtttagaaaaccccactaatcCCCGGTACAAataacgctggtccattatatcaaccaatggtagcttactttaaataataacgattGATACGGTGTGTGACTTTGAAAGGATTAcaaatgggtcagctttatttgtaccagcagatgcATTCGTGGAGCTTTAGATTTCGTTGATTTCGTTGGTTGACCGATCCAACACATTTTACAGAAAAACACATCGGAAAAATAAAAGACGCAAATTGCTCTTTTTTCTCCAAAATCAGAAATCTACGAATTTACATGTCGAcgaaaaagtaattttttttaacctCGAAAAAGGTCATACCGATGAATACAAATGATTGTACAGTATATCGTGGGCTCCACGCAAGACTATCGTAACTcactatatattatatagtaaGTTACGATAGTCTTGCTTGGAGCCcacgatattttatttaaaagaggCCACAGTACACCGGTCTTTTAACCCTTTATAAACAACATCTACTTCATTTAAAATTACTATATCGCTTTATTTATATCTTACAACTTTGTTTTTTTACTGCAGATGACGGAGTTGTCGAGATCAACAACTTCACGAGAGAGTTGAGTGTCACGTCAGCGTTTGAGAATGTCCAGAATATGACGTCAGGTGAGACGCTCACGTTGACGTTCAATATTACGGTAATTATTTATTTACGTCAAATATCAtaacatttgagcctcgctctgagaaaacgggactttatgcatgtgcgtaaggtttcgtcccagattagccagtgcagtacgcacagtctattcagggacgacactttccgctcttatggaaTTGTGCGTTAAACGGAAGTCTTTTCTGAACAGTCtcgtcggaaagtgtcgtccgtccCTGAATAACCCGTGTGAACTGCACTACACGCACATGCATGAGGCTTCGTTTGTCCAGAGCGCGGTGAACTGcactacacgcacatgcattatgcctcgTTTGTCCAGAGCGCGGTGAACTTcactacacgcacatgcattaggtcccGTTTGTCCCTAGCGCGGTGAACTGcactacacgcacatgcattatgcctcgTTTGTCCAGAGCGCGTAGAACTGcactacacgcacatgcattatgcctcgTTTGTCCAGAGCGCGGTGAACTGCACTACATgtacacgcacatgcattatgcctcgTTTGTCCAGAGCGCGGTGAACTGcactacacgcacatgcattatgcctcgTTTGTCCAGAGCGCGGTGAACTGcactacacgcacatgcattaggccccgtttATCCAGAGCGTGGTGAACTCAACTacacgcatatgcattatgcctcGTTTCTCGAGAGCGCGGTGAACTGcactacacgcacatgcattaggcctcgTTTGTCCAGAGCGCTGcactacacgcacatgcattaggccccgtttGTCCAGAGCGCGGTGAACTGcactacacgcacatgcattaggcctcgTTTGTCCATAGCGCGGTGTGAAATGCActacatgcacatgcattaggcctcgTTTGTCCAGAGCGCTGcactacacgcacatgcattaggcctcgTTTGTCCAGAGCGCGGTGAACTGCACAACACGCACGTGTATTGTGCCTCGTTTGTCCAGAGCGCGATGAACTGcactacacgcacatgcattaggcctcgGTTGTCCAGAGCGCGGTGAACTGcactacacgcacatgcattaggccccgtttGTCCAGAGCGCTGcactacacgcacatgcattaggcctcgTTTGTCCAGAGCGCTGcactacacgcacatgcattaggcctcgTTTGTCCAGAGCGCTGCACTACACGTACATGAATTAGGCCTCGTTTGTCCAGAGCGCGGTGAACTGCACTacacgcacatgcataaggcctCGTTTGTCCAGAGCGCGGTGAACTGCACTacacgcatatgcattatgcctcGTTTGTCCAGAGCGCGGTGTACTGcactacacgcacatgcattaggacCCGTTTGTCCAGAGCGCGGTGAACTGcactacacgcacatgcattatgcctcgTTTGTCCAGAGCGCGTAGAACTGcactacacgcacatgcattatgcctcgTTTGTACAGAGCGCGGTGAACTGCACTacacgcacatgtattatgccccgTTTGTCCAGAGCGCGGTGAACTGcactacacgcacatgcattatgccccgtttgtCCAGAGCGCGGTGAACTGcactacacgcacatgcattatgccccatttATCCAGAGCGCGGTAAACTGCACTacacgcacatgcataaggccccgttttcccatcGCGCGGCTCATATCATCATTTTCTTAAAActttatcaatgaaaattttattggCATATGAAAGCCTACGACAATCTTGATACAACAGATTTAAGAAATTCTcattgagtttttttttattttaattaattattcgTCCGTATATTTCATCACTATAATCTCCGTTATCATGGAGTCGTCATCCTGATGCTTCTTtttttcctcctcctcctcctcctcctcctcctcctcctcctcctcatcatcatcatcatcatcatcatcatcattcaaattaataatcaataaatTTCACCATTGTTTCTTCGTCTTCGTCATAGTCTTCAAAATATATTCATCACATTCAGTTATATACTATTCTTCAAgtttctcctcctcctccttcttctcctcctcctccttctctcccgcatcatcgttatcatcatgagCAATGGCAgcaatatgtgtcgcgttctgaaaaaaactgggcataatgcatgtgcgtaaagtgtcatcccagattagcctgtacagtttgcacaggcttatccaggACGACACATTTCGCCTCaagtggattttcgctaagaagagacatcatttaaaacaaaaaatatataaatgcggaaattgtcgtccctgattagcctgtgcggactccacaggctaatctaggatgacaatttacacacaagcattatgcccagttttctcagaacacacaCATATAACACCAGTTGTTGACGTACCAGTAGAAATATAGctgatgttattgtttttattaatgaaCTTGCGCATTTCAGGCAACGGAAGTATCCGCGCGGAAGAGGAATGCCAGCGTCCCTTTGACGTTACGTGTTTTCTTCGAGTTTCCCACATCGCCGCCGACTTTCCCAGCGACGGAGGTCGACGACGATCAGGATAATTCGTGGATTTTGATCGTTGAAATAACCGTACCATCCGTTGTCACTGTTGTCGTTTGCGTTTGTCTTATCGTGTTCCTCGTACAACGTAGATTAGCCAAAGCGTCGCAAACAAAGTACGCGATAAAAGAGGTCGAGCAATCTCTGTCTTTACACAGGCCATCCATCAACATGTTATCTTCAACGCCAATAAACCCGTACGATCTAGCGAGAGCTTACGCGAAGGTAACGATCGACGTCATCATCAGCGGAGAACCGGAGAAACCGATGAATGACGACTATTCCAAGTTACGTTATTCTTTCAACAACTACGCTGACGTCGCCGATACGTTGACGCCGACGCCGAGTAGCTCAGGAATGGCTGCGGCGCAAGAAATCTCGTCGGAAAACGGCGCTGGCGTTGACGACGTCACGGAATCAATGACGACGTCTTTAGTTCGGCTTTATTCTGTGGTAGACGAACGGAAGCCGCGTAAGAGGATCATCGGAGCTATAGGCGTTAACGCCGCTAACGTCATTGACTCGACACGGGCCGGTGACGTTGATTGTGACGTCATTAATGGCGTCACGGGGTATGAAGACGTGTTGGTGGGGCGTTACGTCGTGGATGGCGTCGATGGTCTATTAGAGCGTGACGTCACTGGTGATGTAGTTACTGACGCCGAGAGTGCGTCGCGGAAGACCTCAATAGTGAAGTTGAGAGTGACGTCAAGGGAGGCGTCGCTGATGACGTCAACAATTATGATGCGATGTCTGGAGAACATTATGTCGCTAACGAAAGTATGACGTCTGACCAAGCTAGTTACTACCATTACGATAATGGTGACAACGGTAATGACTTGTATTAAAAGCATATTCTTAGATTTAAAGAAAGTATAACATTATAGTTTGCTTAAAATCAATGTGAGTAAAAGATCTTTTAGCAAAAAAAATAGTCATATTTAGTGATTTAACAATGTATGATAAGATTGATAGATGCTTCTTAAAGATATGTAAAAGCTAGAAACCAGTACTTAATTGGACATTTTTTAGATACTGTTTTGACTATATGCTCACCtttatattgcaaataaaaaatattattatagaaTCCTATGAGTAATATCTGtgactttttttaatttactatttattatttttagttttatctattattattattattattattattattattattattattattattattattattattattatttttatttttattattattattattattattattattagctacGAACTTATCATAACTGGCGAGCAAAGTaaacatataattaataatatagttTCATGTTTGACTACCAGAGTTTTGGTTTTCTTATCTTCAAATAATATAATAGACACAACATCATCATCCGGTGTGTTTTTTTCCCCTAAGTCATGATACTCTACTTTTAATCGCAAGATTAAGGCAAATAAATTAATGTGCAAGACAAATAGCAACACTCTTCAAAAGAATCAAAAGTTAAACAATTGATTGGATTAATAAGGAAGTTTGCACCGGTTgaaataaactgtgaaaacatgaaGAACAAGTCTACTATGTTCTCAAGAATCTCTCGGTAACTAAAATTGACTGACAGTCAAGTGTTGagaaaataattgttataacGAAATATATTACACGTAGTTAAACTATTAATTCCTGGCGAAATATCAATATTAAGGATAACAATTCGACGTGTTACAGTACAGTTTATGTACTAATAAATACGTGGATATTGTttcatagtaaaaaaaaaattaaaccagCTGTTTCGAGTATTACCATCATACCTTCGagattttatgttttgaattgttACCGAAGCTGTAACAGGTTTGGATTTTGCAAAAGTGAGGTAAGATAAATTTCTGGTGTTATTTACTACAATACTTATCATAAGTATAAAAGtaagaataataatacaaatactatCACTCATAATTAtaaacttgtattattattattattattattattattataataataattattattattattgttgttattattattattatttttttaatttttttttttataactatttctattattattattattattattattattattattattatttttattattattattattattaatattaatattaatattaatattaataataaaattattattattattattattattattattattattattattattattattattattattattattattattattactatttctattattattattattattaataatattattattattattattgttattataattattattattattattattattattattattattattattattattattattattattattataattattattgctaacgttttgtttatttttgcaagtgAATCTATAAATATAGATTTGTTGTGAGTTTATTATTTCCACTACTACTCATACTTCTGTTGCTTCATTTGCTCCTGTAAGTGCGTCTGATGTTCataattatattgcaacaacaacagcaacaactactaataataattctactaccactactactgctaccactttGTGCGTCATAAGTCCAAGCTGTTGAAGCAATAATCTATCTTTTAACACtgataatttaacccatttatgccgagcgtctataaaaaaaaaaggccttgataaacagcgtaaacccagatgagacgccgcatgatgcggcgtctcatcagggtctgcgctgtttgcttaaaagaatttctgtaagaaatattctaaatatagaaataaatctactagacatccctaattttggaaataaattggtccaatttaggaggatgggagagtccactaggcataaatgggtttaaacaaCCGTGCATTTGGATTTCAAAATATCGATCTATATCCAATAAAGTCCTTTACAAATCGGTAAATATTTTCTCAAGACGCACGTACATAATTCTTTCGAAATGAAAAGATTCGTCTTTTCATCGGATTTGGCAGTAATTTAACCACACTTAAGGTTGTCGCAAGCTCTGACGTATTTCGAAATGAATTGTCAAAACATGAAATctttcttttgtttattatggGGGCGAACGTCATTGATTTTAAACTCGTGCACGTGCAGTCCAATAAGGTGGACGTTAGTGGTTAGGTTGAATACCACTAGTTCGCTTTTGAGTCACGTAAATTGTTAAGTTTGTGaaaattcaatatatttactgTCTGATTATATACTGCGTGTATAAATCTTACATAAGAgccgcgctttgggaaaacggggctaaattcatgtgcttaaagtatcgttgAAGGATAGCCTATGCACTCCGCATGgtctaatcaaggacgacactttccgcttttattttttccgtttaaaggatGCCTCTTCTAAAGGaatatccagttaaggcgaaatgtgtcgcccctgattagcatgtgcgtctcacttaacgcacatgcattaaacccggttttcccagagagagAGAGACTCCAATATATTTAGTGTATACTGCATGTATAAATCTTACATTATCGTTCTCGTTTGAGCTGATTAACACAATGGTCTTAAAACGAGAATAGACGTCCATATTACTTTTTTCAAAACGTtgatgaataataaaaaaaaatagaataaaaagttgaggagaaatagtaacataaaataaacgaagtctaatcagggacgcaggctcatcagggaccacactttccgcttttattgaacttttcgtttaacccattcatgcctagcgtcccgAAAAAAGgtcattgcaaacagcgtagacccagatgagacgccgcatgatgcggcgtctcatctgggtctgcgctgtttgcttaaagaaatttctgtaagaaatattctaaatatagaaataaatataccagacacccct is from Dreissena polymorpha isolate Duluth1 chromosome 14, UMN_Dpol_1.0, whole genome shotgun sequence and encodes:
- the LOC127858859 gene encoding uncharacterized protein LOC127858859 isoform X1; its protein translation is MTSGETLTLTFNITATEVSARKRNASVPLTLRVFFEFPTSPPTFPATEVDDDQDNSWILIVEITVPSVVTVVVCVCLIVFLVQRRLAKASQTKYAIKEVEQSLSLHRPSINMLSSTPINPYDLARAYAKVTIDVIISGEPEKPMNDDYSKLRYSFNNYADVADTLTPTPSSSGMAAAQEISSENGAGVDDVTESMTTSLVRLYSVVDERKPRKRIIGAIGVNAANVIDSTRAGDVDCDVINGVTGYEDVLVGRYVVDGVDGLLERDVTGDVVTDAESASRKTSIVKLRVTSREASLMTSTIMMRCLENIMSLTKV